Proteins encoded together in one Campylobacter concisus window:
- the xseB gene encoding exodeoxyribonuclease VII small subunit, translating into MEQKEQSFEEKLALADKILNDLNKDDVSLENSIKLHEQGKKLLNEAREILENAKLSIKQVDDE; encoded by the coding sequence ATGGAGCAAAAAGAGCAAAGTTTTGAAGAGAAATTAGCCCTAGCTGATAAAATTTTAAACGATCTAAACAAAGATGATGTGAGCTTAGAAAACAGCATAAAGCTACACGAGCAGGGCAAAAAGCTCTTAAACGAGGCAAGAGAAATTTTAGAAAACGCAAAACTTAGCATAAAGCAGGTGGATGATGAGTAA
- a CDS encoding carbon-nitrogen hydrolase family protein: MSKICALQLPTQPLSEARLDYYLKICADENARLVVLGEYVLNSFFKELATMPKSLIKEQSERKKEALFAMAKKYDLNIIAPIINLKSKEIFKSLAKFSQTQVKLYDQQILMPYAHWNEAKFFSNASEELNLPIFTYDKFKVGVMFGFEAHFDVCWAYMSAKKVDIVLVPTACTFFSQARWEELLKVRAFTNNIYVLRVNRVGSHKSEDEQWSFYGDSMLISPFGEVKNRLGKNEEMMIDELSKKELSEARSTWGFMQIEAKFKR, encoded by the coding sequence ATGAGTAAAATTTGTGCCCTTCAGCTACCAACGCAGCCTTTGAGCGAGGCAAGGCTTGATTATTACCTTAAAATTTGCGCGGATGAAAACGCAAGGCTGGTTGTGCTTGGCGAATACGTGCTAAATAGCTTCTTTAAAGAGCTTGCCACCATGCCAAAAAGCCTCATAAAAGAGCAGAGCGAGCGCAAAAAAGAGGCGCTATTTGCGATGGCAAAAAAGTATGATCTAAACATCATCGCACCTATCATAAATTTAAAAAGCAAGGAGATCTTTAAGAGCCTAGCTAAATTTAGCCAAACGCAAGTAAAGCTATACGACCAGCAAATTCTCATGCCTTACGCGCACTGGAACGAGGCGAAGTTTTTTAGCAATGCAAGCGAGGAGCTAAATTTACCTATCTTTACCTACGATAAATTTAAGGTTGGCGTCATGTTTGGCTTCGAGGCGCACTTTGACGTGTGCTGGGCATATATGAGCGCTAAAAAGGTCGATATCGTGCTTGTGCCAACGGCTTGCACATTCTTCTCGCAGGCACGCTGGGAGGAGCTTTTAAAGGTTAGAGCCTTTACAAACAACATCTATGTGCTTCGCGTAAATCGCGTGGGAAGCCACAAAAGTGAGGATGAGCAGTGGAGTTTTTACGGCGACTCGATGCTTATTAGCCCATTTGGCGAGGTTAAGAACAGGCTTGGCAAAAATGAAGAGATGATGATCGATGAGCTTAGCAAAAAGGAACTTAGCGAGGCTAGAAGCACTTGGGGCTTTATGCAGATAGAGGCTAAATTTAAAAGATGA
- a CDS encoding DNA-3-methyladenine glycosylase I: MKRCVWAEKSEFSKSYHDCEWGRAVKDDKKFFEMLILEGFQAGLSWDYVLQKRAGLAQILDGFDAKKIASYDEAKLQSLLSDDRAIKNRLKIYSLPKNAKAFLELCAEFGSFYNYIYKFTNGKRVINDIKSAKDMPASSELSKRISKDMKKRGFKFVGAVIIYSFLQGVGVIDDHENECFCKGKI, from the coding sequence ATGAAGCGCTGCGTCTGGGCGGAGAAGAGCGAATTTAGCAAGAGCTATCACGACTGTGAATGGGGCAGGGCGGTCAAGGATGATAAGAAATTTTTTGAAATGCTCATTTTAGAGGGCTTTCAAGCAGGCCTTAGCTGGGACTACGTGCTACAAAAAAGAGCTGGGCTTGCTCAAATTTTAGATGGCTTTGATGCAAAAAAGATCGCTAGCTATGACGAGGCAAAGCTTCAAAGCCTCTTAAGCGACGATCGAGCGATCAAAAACCGCCTTAAAATTTACTCTCTGCCAAAAAATGCCAAGGCTTTTTTAGAGCTTTGCGCCGAGTTTGGCTCGTTTTATAACTACATCTATAAATTTACAAATGGCAAGCGCGTGATAAACGACATAAAAAGCGCCAAGGACATGCCAGCAAGCAGTGAGCTCTCTAAGCGCATCTCAAAAGATATGAAAAAGCGTGGCTTTAAATTTGTAGGTGCTGTGATCATCTACTCGTTTTTACAAGGCGTTGGCGTCATCGATGATCACGAAAATGAGTGCTTTTGCAAGGGTAAAATTTAA
- a CDS encoding flavocytochrome c, with translation MSKVSRRDFIKFGAVSALAASGVYASDMPVFRDKDVKFDEEWDVVIIGSGFAGLAAGIKANERGNKVLILEKMGRVGGNSVINGGIFAVPNSELQKKNGVKDSKELFISDCVKAGLGLNHVELLGILADRAVDTFNFTVKHGAKYLDKLLLEGGHSVPRTYYTENTSGSGIVQPLAETFKNLQGCELRTRCKFDEFVTDENGAIVGVAVRNDYKFDKNLFSDDKENKSGERKFIKAKKGVVLASGGFCSDKFFRKLQDPRAVPEFDTTNHPGATASALISALKIGALPVQIGWIQYIPYKCPDEKGNGITSKFASQAAFRYGISVDPKTGKRYMNELADRKIRADAMFRIIDAKNDSYPINLCDSVAAAKLVESDLANPMKNGVIMKFDTLADLAKHYKMPAGELEKTVERYNEFVKKGKDEDFDKPIKLTDGITISQAPFYAMRGAPKLHHTMGGVKINNKTQVLNIDDEPIKGLYAAGEVTGGTHGASRLGSCAILDCLTFGMIAGENI, from the coding sequence ATGAGTAAAGTTTCTAGACGTGATTTCATAAAATTTGGTGCTGTTTCGGCTCTTGCTGCAAGCGGAGTTTATGCGAGCGATATGCCAGTCTTTAGAGATAAAGATGTCAAATTTGACGAAGAGTGGGATGTCGTTATCATCGGTAGCGGTTTTGCTGGTCTTGCAGCTGGTATCAAGGCAAATGAGCGAGGCAACAAGGTCCTTATCTTAGAGAAAATGGGGCGAGTTGGCGGCAACTCTGTAATAAATGGCGGAATTTTTGCCGTGCCAAACAGCGAGCTTCAAAAGAAAAACGGAGTCAAAGACTCAAAAGAGCTTTTCATCTCAGACTGCGTCAAAGCTGGCCTTGGGCTAAACCACGTGGAGCTTCTTGGCATCCTTGCTGATAGAGCGGTCGATACTTTTAACTTCACCGTAAAACACGGCGCAAAATACCTAGATAAGCTACTTCTTGAGGGCGGACACAGCGTGCCAAGGACTTACTACACCGAAAACACAAGCGGCTCTGGCATAGTTCAGCCTCTAGCTGAGACATTTAAAAATTTACAAGGATGCGAGCTTAGAACAAGGTGCAAATTTGATGAGTTTGTGACTGATGAAAATGGCGCAATAGTAGGCGTTGCGGTGCGAAATGACTATAAATTTGATAAAAATCTATTTAGCGATGACAAAGAGAACAAAAGCGGCGAGCGTAAATTTATAAAGGCTAAAAAGGGCGTCGTGCTAGCAAGTGGCGGCTTTTGCAGTGATAAATTTTTTAGAAAGCTTCAAGACCCACGCGCTGTGCCTGAATTTGACACCACAAACCACCCAGGCGCAACTGCAAGTGCTTTGATCTCAGCCCTAAAAATAGGCGCTTTACCTGTACAAATCGGCTGGATACAATATATCCCATATAAATGCCCTGACGAAAAAGGCAACGGCATCACAAGTAAATTTGCCTCACAAGCTGCCTTTAGATACGGCATCTCAGTCGATCCAAAGACTGGCAAACGCTATATGAACGAGCTTGCTGATCGCAAGATAAGGGCTGATGCTATGTTTAGGATAATTGACGCTAAAAACGACAGCTATCCTATAAATTTATGCGACTCTGTAGCTGCTGCAAAGCTAGTCGAGAGCGACCTTGCAAACCCTATGAAAAACGGCGTCATAATGAAATTTGACACGCTAGCGGACCTTGCTAAACACTATAAAATGCCAGCTGGCGAGCTAGAAAAAACAGTTGAGAGATATAACGAATTTGTTAAAAAAGGCAAGGATGAGGATTTTGATAAGCCGATTAAACTAACTGATGGCATCACCATCTCGCAAGCCCCATTTTACGCTATGCGCGGCGCTCCAAAGCTTCACCACACAATGGGCGGCGTGAAGATAAACAACAAGACTCAGGTGCTAAACATAGACGATGAGCCGATCAAGGGACTTTACGCTGCTGGCGAGGTCACTGGCGGCACACACGGAGCTAGCAGACTTGGTAGCTGCGCGATACTTGACTGCTTGACATTTGGCATGATAGCTGGGGAGAACATCTAA
- a CDS encoding MmcQ/YjbR family DNA-binding protein, with protein MKRSEIEKYIKEKFDILGEQIFPKYPKFSVFRHKNNKKWFALIMQISASKLGLESDEMIEVLNLKCSPDLAMVLVDERQIFKAYHMNKKHWISVNLNSKISQKTVFDLIDESFNLSK; from the coding sequence TTGAAACGAAGTGAGATTGAAAAATATATAAAAGAGAAATTTGACATTTTGGGTGAGCAAATTTTCCCAAAATATCCAAAATTTAGCGTCTTTCGTCACAAGAATAACAAGAAGTGGTTTGCGCTGATTATGCAGATAAGCGCTAGCAAGCTTGGTCTTGAAAGTGACGAGATGATCGAGGTTTTAAATCTAAAATGCAGTCCAGATCTAGCCATGGTGCTAGTTGATGAGCGGCAAATTTTTAAAGCATATCACATGAATAAAAAGCACTGGATAAGCGTAAATTTAAACTCCAAAATCTCACAAAAAACCGTTTTTGACCTGATAGATGAAAGCTTTAACTTAAGCAAATAA
- the murC gene encoding UDP-N-acetylmuramate--L-alanine ligase: MKKVHFIGIGGIGISAIARFLHEKGHKISGSDIKESKTTLELKDEGIEVITPHCKEAIKDQDFVVYSAAIKEDNIELVEARRKGIKCFSRKEILPYVLEDKCVFAVAGAHGKSTTSAMLASLIEGSVIIGAISKQFGSNMRYAKSDNVVFEADESDSSFLNSNPYLAIVTNAEPEHMEHYDYDLAKFYAAYKGFLERAKVRVINAEDEFLSTLKLDAIRLYPSTDITELTMVVRDYQPYTSFNLKNLGKFEAFGMGEHIAIDASLAILAAMHETPLKDIRENLLNFKGIKKRFDILSANKNFVLIDDYAHHPTEIKATLKSVFEYAKILGINSVTAIFQPHRYTRLSTNLPGFKECFKGVDELVILPVYAAGENPIEVDMKSEFSEYNPIFTDKVERVEEGIEFTDEFGVKNRLSDGIVVGFGAGDISVQLRGGY, encoded by the coding sequence ATCAAAAAAGTCCATTTCATAGGCATCGGCGGCATCGGCATCTCAGCCATCGCTAGATTTTTACACGAAAAAGGCCACAAGATAAGCGGCAGCGACATCAAAGAGAGCAAAACGACGCTAGAGCTAAAAGATGAAGGCATCGAGGTCATCACACCGCACTGCAAAGAGGCGATAAAAGACCAAGACTTCGTGGTCTACTCGGCCGCGATAAAAGAGGACAACATCGAGCTAGTCGAGGCTAGAAGAAAGGGCATAAAGTGCTTTTCAAGAAAAGAAATTTTGCCTTATGTGCTTGAAGATAAGTGCGTTTTTGCAGTTGCTGGCGCACACGGCAAAAGTACGACCTCTGCGATGTTAGCAAGCCTCATTGAAGGCTCAGTCATCATCGGCGCCATCTCAAAGCAGTTTGGCTCAAATATGCGCTACGCCAAAAGCGACAACGTCGTATTTGAGGCAGACGAGAGCGATTCTAGCTTTCTAAACTCAAACCCATATCTAGCCATCGTCACAAACGCAGAGCCAGAGCACATGGAGCACTACGACTACGATCTAGCTAAATTTTACGCAGCCTACAAGGGCTTTTTGGAGCGTGCAAAGGTTAGGGTGATAAACGCTGAGGACGAGTTTTTAAGCACGCTTAAGCTTGATGCGATCAGACTTTATCCAAGCACCGATATCACTGAGCTTACGATGGTGGTAAGAGACTATCAGCCATACACTAGCTTCAACCTTAAAAATTTAGGCAAATTTGAAGCCTTTGGCATGGGCGAGCACATCGCCATAGACGCATCTTTGGCTATCCTTGCTGCTATGCACGAGACGCCGCTTAAAGATATAAGAGAAAATTTACTAAATTTTAAAGGCATCAAAAAGCGTTTTGACATCCTTAGCGCAAACAAAAATTTCGTCCTAATAGACGACTACGCGCACCATCCAACCGAGATAAAAGCGACACTAAAATCAGTCTTTGAATACGCCAAAATTTTAGGTATAAACAGCGTCACAGCGATATTTCAGCCACACCGCTACACAAGACTTAGCACAAATTTACCTGGCTTTAAAGAGTGCTTTAAGGGCGTTGATGAGCTTGTCATCTTGCCAGTTTATGCAGCTGGAGAAAATCCTATCGAAGTTGATATGAAGAGCGAATTTAGCGAGTATAACCCGATCTTTACCGACAAGGTCGAGAGGGTTGAAGAGGGGATAGAATTTACAGATGAATTTGGCGTGAAAAATCGCCTAAGTGATGGCATCGTAGTTGGCTTTGGAGCGGGCGATATCAGCGTGCAGCTAAGAGGCGGATATTAA